A stretch of the Plasmodium berghei ANKA genome assembly, chromosome: 10 genome encodes the following:
- a CDS encoding dynein light chain, putative, translating to MEKNYKIVKYGNNFNVNKELKSYMLKTMKEYKDYFEKKFIKNCNLENNINLMENLEIKEDNDYNEDVFIKNQKNFHLYDFFNLSLLFPIKILNQNGKKIIQLISEDNTPNDINMIQTILKNIEQTEMDKLRFFHIENIIYELIDELIRQIAVDCPKRGFSLIVINNEIKKNIGYYKRLIEIIEHNNNMNTEKFNEMQRKYNIMIEQLSVEENNLKEKLADIQNELELLRNTNKKKIQENRNKMEIQYDLLKHNESLLETIKEIYDKQGEI from the exons atggaaaaaaattacaaaatt GTTAAATATGGGAACAATTTTAATGTGAACAAAGAATTAAAGTCTTACATGTTGAAGACGATGAAAGAATATAAagattattttgaaaagaaatttattaaaaattgtaacTTAGAGaacaatattaatttaatggAAAATTTAGAGATCAAAGAAGA CAATGATTACAATGAAgatgtttttattaaaaatcaaaaaaattttcatctttATGATTTCTTTAACTTATCTCTATTATTCccaataaaaattttgaatcaaaatggaaaaaaaataatacag ttAATATCAGAGGATAATACTCCAAATGACATTAATATGATCCAAACtattcttaaaaatatcGAACAAACAGAAATGGACAAATTAagattttttcatatagaaaatataatatacgaGCTAATAg ATGAATTAATTAGACAAATTGCTGTCGATTGTCCTAAGCGTGGATTTTCCTTAATagt GATAAATaacgaaataaaaaaaaatattggtTACTACAAAAGATTGATAGAAATAATTGAgcacaataataatatgaatactGAAAAGTTCAATGAAATGCAACGAAAATATAACATCATG ATAGAGCAATTATCTGTGGAAGAAAATAAcctaaaagaaaaattagcTGACATACAAAATGAACTTGAATTATTAAGAAA cacaaacaaaaaaaaaatccaaGAAAATAGGAATAAAATGGAGATACAG TACGATTTGTTAAAACATAATGAATCACTACTGGAAACAATTAAAGAAATTTATGATAAGCAAGGAGAAAtttaa
- a CDS encoding selenoprotein, putative, which produces MNNNGEKNDYDSILKNRKLKYENLRRNNSSYNKYIVPIINLFNEILNFLKQLFNILAIFFRTLFGMPTQRSPYNGKGNNGNDDFYKKSKTGNIGRNRIMELKNISACLGSTUG; this is translated from the exons ATGAATAACAACGgcgaaaaaaatgattatgacagtattttaaaaaatagaaaactGAAGTATGAAAATTTAAGACGAAATAATTCGTCctataacaaatatattgtcCCAATAATTAACCtttttaatgaaattttgaattttctGAAACaactttttaatatt ctagctatattttttaggACTTTATTTGGAATGCCCACCCAGCGAAGT CCATATAACGGAAAAGGAAATAATGGCAATGAcgatttttataaaaaatctaAAACTGGTAATATAGGGAGAAATAGAATAAtggaattaaaaaacataagTGCCTGTTTAGGAAGTACATGAGGATAA
- a CDS encoding translocation associated membrane protein, putative yields MNSHYLHTLDEYAENIKNNNYVGLTSFNPKLSEWTTLITVLGFIFMIILRYFVAGIHTELIPKDSILYKYSRCSLLDQLNKKFDISKKGCIYKWKENFWFGLWHSFSLTYSIILLISMSGYFTNKDGWVKTCFKEPNGKCFFLVTEDEYNENKKGWPYMYLDNHVYYFYLMQLSFWSSCLFYIKYEIKRKDYYVFIMHHLATIILLLYSQFLNLWRPGLIVLFLHDIVDVGLYISKTINYSKPEYQKLLTFFYSFFVLSFFFFRIILFLFYIVIPVSNINTIKSYTDGFINSHNDVPTGYVPIIFLWVLMIMHFYWFYLILKMTRIYIAKAYKSSKYDIIDIRSDNEDEENGEGERKEPQK; encoded by the exons ATGAATAGCCATTATCTGCATACCCTAGACGAATATGCtgaaaatatcaaaaataataattacgTAGGATTGACTTCATTCAACCCCAAGTTATCAGAATGGACTACACTAATTACTGTATTaggttttatatttatgatcATACTCCGTTATTTCGTTGCAGGCATACATACTGAATTAATACCGAAGGATAgtattttgtataaatattcgAGATGTTCATTATTGGATCaactaaataaaaaatttgatatatctaaaaaaggttgtatatataaatggaaAGAAAACTTTTGGTTTGGCTTGTGGCACAGTTTTTCTCTCACATatagtattattttattgataTCAATGTCTGGATACTTTACTAATAAAGATGGATGGGTTAAAACTTGTTTTAAGGAGCCTAATggaaaatgtttttttttagttacagaagatgaatataatgaaaataaaaaaggatGGCCATATATGTACCTAGATAATcatgtttattatttttatttaatgcAGCTTTCTTTTTGGTCATCAtgtcttttttatataaaatatgaaataaaaagaaaagactattatgtatttataatgCACCATTTAGCAactataatattattattatattcacaATTTCTTAATTTATGGAGACCTGGATTAATAgtattatttcttcatGATATCGTTGATGTTGGACtttatatttctaaaaCTATAAATTACTCAAAGCCAGAATATCAAAAACTAttgacatttttttattcattttttgttttatctttctttttctttcgcattattttgtttttattttatattgttattcCTGTAAGTAATATTAATACGATCAAGTCATATACTGATGGATTTATTAATTCACATAATGATGTTCCGACTGGATATGTTCcgattatttttctttggGTATTAATG ATAATGCATTTTTATTGGTTTTACTTAATTTTGAAGATGAcacgtatatatattgcaaaagcatata aatctagtaaatatgatataataGACATACGCAGTGATAATGAAGACGAAGAAAATGGCGAAGGGGAGAGGAAGGAAcctcaaaaataa